In the genome of Sciurus carolinensis chromosome 3, mSciCar1.2, whole genome shotgun sequence, one region contains:
- the LOC124979341 gene encoding olfactory receptor 1L4-like, translating to MHLPPRLGTPDQERDQPTDSAEGAEVWHAALQNSRLAGSSKALVNLTWGPEFLLLGLMDDTVAHPVLFLFFLSIYLLNALGNLSMVVLVRSDGALSSPMYYFLGHLSLVDACFTTVTVPGLLASLLHPGRAISFQACFVQMYFFVALGITESYLLAAMSYDRAVAVCRPLHYTAVMTPRRSVALVGASWAVAHLHSLLHTLLISALSYPRFAPMRHFFCDMTVMLSLATSDTSAAETAIFSEGLAVVLTPLLLVSLSYAHILLAVLRVRSAGGRRRAFSTCGAHLVVVSLFFGSVLSVYFRPSSAYSARYDRLASVVYAVVTPTLNPFIYSLRNKEVKGALTRGLRC from the exons ATGCATCTGCCTCCAAGACTGGGTACCCCTGACCAGGAGAGAGACCAGCCCACAGACTCTGCAGAAGGGGCTGAGGTCTGGCATGCTGCCCTTCAG AATTCCCGCCTGGCCGGGTCCTCAAAGGCTCTGGTCAACCTCACGTGGGGTCCAGAGTTCCTCCTCCTTGGCCTGATGGATGACACAGTCGCCCACCCGGTGttgttcctgttcttcctcagcATCTATCTGCTCAATGCCCTGGGCAACCTGAGCATGGTGGTACTGGTGAGGTCTGATGGGGCTCTGAGCTCCCCTATGTATTACTTCTTGGGTCACCTGAGCCTCGTTGATGCCTGCTTTACCACGGTCACGGTCCCCGGACTGCTGGCCAGCCTGCTGCACCCTGGCCGGGCCATATCCTTCCAAGCATGCTTTGTCCAGATGTACTTCTTTGTGGCTCTGGGCATCACAGAGAGCtacctcctggctgccatgtcctaCGACCGCGCGGTGGCGGTCTGCCGGCCACTGCACTACACCGCGGTCATGACACCCCGACGCAGTGTGGCGCTGGTGGGTGCGTCCTGGGCGGTGGCCCACCTGCACTCACTGCTCCACACACTGCTCATCTCCGCGCTCTCCTACCCTCGCTTCGCCCCCATGCGCCACTTTTTTTGTGACATGACGGTGATGCTGAGCTTGGCGACCTCGGACACGTCCGCTGCAGAGACTGCCATCTTCTCCGAGGGCCTGGCGGTGGTGCTGACCCCGCTACTTCTCGTGTCCCTCTCCTACGCGCACATCCTCCTAGCGGTGCTCAGAGTGCGGTCTGCAGGAGGCCGGCGCCGCGCCTTCTCCACTTGCGGGGCCCACCTGGTGGTGGTGTCGCTTTTCTTTGGTTCTGTCCTCTCAGTATATTTCCGACCATCATCCGCCTACTCAGCGCGCTATGACCGCCTGGCCAGCGTGGTGTATGCGGTGGTCACACCGACcttgaaccccttcatctacagccttcGAAACAAAGAGGTCAAAGGTGCTCTAACACGGGGGCTCAGAtgctga